Proteins found in one bacterium genomic segment:
- a CDS encoding PASTA domain-containing protein — protein MKQILKGLIFFFSFLLVAILFAGLTIFILERKEVLIDVPDLKGKDIISTRGILGKNKLRIIEESSYHNTIPKDYVISQEPEPGEKIRKGEKIKVVISLGMPNVSIPRLIGKDLYSAKIILSRIGLALGNITYISSEKPKDIVLGFSAEKEGIKEGDRVNLLVSAGKKQASFLMPNLCGLCLDVASSTIKEYNLVLGDILLEPGTEAIVLKQSPISGMRVDEGTKVDITLGISEELANQGRQ, from the coding sequence ATGAAACAAATTCTAAAAGGGCTTATCTTTTTCTTTTCCTTTCTCTTGGTAGCAATATTATTTGCCGGCCTTACAATTTTTATTTTGGAGAGAAAAGAAGTCTTAATCGATGTTCCTGATTTAAAGGGAAAGGATATAATTTCAACCAGGGGGATATTGGGGAAGAATAAGTTAAGGATTATAGAGGAAAGCTCATACCACAATACAATTCCAAAGGATTATGTAATTAGCCAGGAGCCAGAACCAGGGGAGAAGATAAGAAAGGGAGAAAAGATAAAGGTGGTAATAAGCCTTGGAATGCCAAATGTTTCTATTCCAAGGCTCATTGGGAAAGACCTCTATTCTGCCAAGATAATCCTTTCAAGAATTGGTCTTGCATTAGGGAATATCACATATATCAGCTCAGAAAAACCAAAGGATATAGTTTTAGGATTTAGTGCTGAAAAGGAGGGGATAAAAGAGGGGGATAGGGTGAACCTTCTTGTCTCAGCAGGAAAAAAACAGGCTTCTTTTCTTATGCCAAACCTTTGTGGTCTTTGCCTTGATGTTGCAAGCTCTACAATAAAAGAATATAATCTTGTATTAGGAGATATCCTATTAGAGCCAGGAACAGAGGCCATTGTTTTAAAGCAAAGCCCAATTTCTGGGATGAGGGTAGATGAAGGAACAAAGGTAGATATTACATTGGGAATATCAGAAGAGTTAGCTAATCAGGGGAGGCAATAA